tttttttggcaatatacaatttagtacaattacatatataataatggaatattaaaaattacattttaaaaggtataaagataaaaaatgttaatataaaaaacagaggaaaagtttaaaattattaaattgactaAATTACactgaaaaattacaaataattataataataaatcaaaaaatcaataaaaatagtataccaAAAATCGTTAAAAGTGAAAGTtttacatataagtatatcgTGCATGATAAAAGTTATACTGCATGCGATTCGGATACAACCGGggacaaaattaattcataagaattaaatagtaataaaaaaaagtaattacatATGTTTTAAGTAACCTAGCAACCACATAGAAGTAACAAACgttaataagcaattaaaaaatacatacagctttacagttttttttttttataatggaacaaaacataaacatttcttatttaactttaataaattaatagtattgattttttacattttttttttttttattggattcaaataaaatcttttaacatttattaattatggtaAAAGTGGTCGGTGTCAGAGTTATGAGGTTGGAGAGAGAATTCCATGAAAGAGTTCTCTTTATACACCGGCAGGTCGCCTGTTCGGTCATTTTGCCGGTGCCCCCATAGATGCTCTTAGGAGACCGAAATGTGTCAGCACATCCTCTCCCGTATAAACAACGCCCAAACAGACATCGCATATGCGACCTGAGCCCCGAAAAGTATGaacaacgttattattatcaatgtaatTGACGGCCAAAACTGTTGGTAGTCGACAACTCGACATACAAATTGCCAAATTCACATAATATCCACAGCGCTTGGACTGCCTAGTAAAGTTCGTTGTCGGAAACACTCAGTCGAATCGGAGTAGGACGGTGTTGGtgaacaatatataaacattggtCGAACCCGAACAAAACCTTATAATTTTCGAACACTCAATAGTTACAACACTGCAATGCAGTGTTCGCCCGTTAAATGCTGTGATGCATTCATATGTAAATTGGACTGGCAAATACTGCATTGCAATGTTGTTAATACTCAGCATCCGAATGCTTATACGTTATACCGGTCCGTTTCAACTATGATAACAATTGTTCGCCGCACTAGTTTTTGGCTTCGACAGATCATAATGTTTAACGGAATGTTATTGAGCGGAACAAGACGTACTTTAGGTACATGAATTTGGCCTAGGGCGACAAATCAACTACAACCGTCAAGCCTAAAGTAACCACAGTCGGTTACATTCAGTAATAACGAAACGTAGGCACACAAGTCTGAAAACAGATCACAAAACGAATGTCTATTCGAACGTTGTTTGTGCGTTAGAAAACGCGCTGACACCCTCCTTATCTCCGTGCGAAACCGACGACTGCAGCAAAGTCCGAGTGTGCATAAGTCGATGATCTCAAATGTCAGTATTTAACCAGCACAATCCGGTTATTAGATAACTGACAGCATACAGAGCATTCATAGACTCACAGATTAGGTAGAGGTAGATCAGTACCTAAACTTACCGATAGTTCTTATTGCACTTGTATGAtttgattgtttaatatttcgtAGAATTCTATCAGACTTAAATCTGTAAAGAGGACAACAAAAACAAGTGTTATTATCGATcagtatataattcaaattgataatatataagcgatatcatgattttatttatattttttataaataatattgcaatcgtgttaatactgttaatacatatagccatataggtaccCATTATTACAccgcattatattatcatactatatACTAGAGCACTAATTTCCTATAAatctatagattttatttaattgtagatTCACCATTGAAGAAAAACtggaaaaaatacattttccgtttaaaaaataaagaaaaatgtaaaaagttataataaaaaattagatagataaatataatagatatgatTTGACcaattagatattattgtaaattatcaaatgagtaaataaaataaaaacagaacattttttttacaattattcattctgaaaaaagatttattgcatatttttatatgctatATATTCACGATTTTTACtgcataatagttttatatcaaaGGGCATGGattaatgcataaaaaataattttaaatgctctAAACTTTCTAAGTTATTGCATATTAACTATCATATCAAGAATTTCGTAAATGTGGTCATATTATTTCATCTGTTCAAATTAAGTCAAAGctatgtaatttatacttcaacataatatctaatgtaaagaaataattaatattaattatgaatgttAATCATTATACCTGATCATATTAAatgctatttaatattattcaatttctagaatttacatttttattattgcaagTACTTTATACTACTTATAATTTGATCTACCCACCTATGCaatcattaatattcaattaatataaagaaaacatttttttgtaaacctcaaaaaaaaaattataggtgttaaaatattttcatgtacaAAGTCGAGTTTTTTTAACCGTTCAAAGttccaattttaaataattttgtcaatataCAGGAAATTcgcaaattgtattataaaaaaaaagtaaaaatctacATGatgatcaatttttatagctaggacttgaaatttaaaacaatattcctAATAAGAAGTTTTCATAAGAACCAaaaaaacttaacatttttttataaaacttttaaggtTAAATTTGgatgaaattatacattaaacaagATATAAGACTTATATTTAGAAGTTagatgcaatttaaaaattgtttttgtgtgGATTTGAAACCACAAAAATTATCTGTTTGTATATAATTCTATAGTAAATCAGTTATGAGTCAAAagttattagaaaatttatagtattaacatttcataaattatgacaATTCATGTAAaagtgaatataaaatttgaaaatttgttcaaacaaacattgaatatttcgaatcaataaattcatatttaacaaaatatgtaaatatataatacacctacctaagtttttttaataatatttagttgtaagtcaattcctttaaaaattagagaaatatttatagtattagcattgattatttatataataaaaataaaataatacatatatgatatataaattgtacatcaACGTATGCCGCTCACTCCTAATAATTACTCTGTATCCGCGCATgatttataatcttaaaatttcatgaaatattacatttccagtaaaaataactataaaatttattgtatccATACGTTTAAATTCTTCAACTTTCaagtgaacatttttaaaagttggtTTATTGTACTAAACAAAGATactatgtataacaataataatagacaaaAAGGATCCAATCATTAAGTGATAATGGATAAGTGTCGTAAGTTGTATCGTTTTGCATGTTTTTCGACTATTAtagaattcaaaaattttacatGACATAAAtagtaagaaaataaaattctataaatgaATACTTTTAGACTAAAGTAGATACCATTTAGAAAAAGaatcaaaagtatttttttttttaatattgaaatagtattgctcataaaagaaaaatttttccaatactattttatctatatacattTGGTCAATTAGTTcttgatattatgattattataacttttattgaatgtttaaaacaataataacaaattaacattgaattaatataattcttataattaaataaagattggcagttatattatattactacaaacgtagatacataatttaatgttatacaattgCTTAACCTTAAAATACACCTATATGGTTATATTAGTAATTGCGAATACAATAAgctaacttattaattataccaaaaataaataacttatcatATGTTTGTTATAACAAGGTTATAcatctattttattgttaaatttaccaTGAGAGTTGTGTAAGGTGTCGAAGCGTGAACGATGAACGTTTCTTTGACAAAAGCGAACATCAACAGATCCCGGAAAACTCTGAGTACACTCCTTCGATctaataacaaacattttaatgatattatattacataacacaatataattcaatatgattgtatgcataatcttataatttttaaatccagAAGTTATTAACGTATTACGTAAACGAAATAGATGATAACGattgaatttttacaaaattcatgttgaataatataatattattaatgttttacacCAAAACTGCAATAATCATGGAATTTAAATAAGAGCTGGCACCGAACAACAATATTACCTGTACAAAAATATGGACATGAAGCTTCTCATGTAAACATATGTGAAAGCGGTCGTCGTCTGCGTTATGAAGTTTGAGAAAGAATTCTTAGAAAGAGTTCTTTCCGTCTACCGGCAGGTCGCCTGTTCGGTCATTTTGCCGGTGCCCCCATAGATGCTCTTAGGAGACCGAAATGTGTCAGCACATCCTCTCCCGTATAAACAACGCCCAAACAGACATCGCATATGCGACCTGAGCCCCGAAATGTATGaacaacgttattattatcaatgtaatTGACGGCCAAAACTGTTGGTAGCCGAAGACTCGTCATACAAATAGTCAAATTCACATAATATCTACAGCGCTTGGACTGCCTAGTAAAGTTCGTCGTCGAAAACACTCAGTCGAATCGGAGTAGGAACGGTGTTGGtgaacaatatataaacagtAGTCGAACCCGAACAAAACCTTATAATTTTCGAACACTCAATAGTTACAACACTGCAATGCAGTGTTCGCCTGTTAAATGCTGTGATGCATTCATATGTAAATTGGACTGGCAAATACTGCATTGCAATGTTGTTAATACTCAGCATCCGAATGATTATACGTTATACCGGCTTGGTTTAACTATGATAACCATTGTTCGCCGCACTAATTCTTTGGCTCCAACAGACCGAAATGTTTTACGGAATGTTATTTTAGCAGTACAAGAGATAATTTAGGTACTTGAATTTAGTCTAAGCAACAAATTAACTATAACCGTCAAGCCTAAAGTAACCACTGTCGGTTACATTCAGTAATAACGAAACGTAGGCACACAAGTCTGGAAACAGATCACAATACGAATGTCTATTCGAACGTTGTTTGTGCGTTAGAAAACGCGCTGACACCCTCCTTGTCTCCACGCGATACCGATGACTGCAGCAATGTCCGAGCTTGCTTTGGTGATGATATGAATAGTTTTCAAGTCAAACCTATGATTCTCTGTGAGGACAATCCGTGTTCATCTGGGAGTTGAACGTTGACGGTTACGAAACATCTGTCAGCTGCTCTTACTTCGATGATGGTTATACAGTCTCAtctgttgtttattttataatcatacgtTTTATTGCAAATCGCCACTCACCCATTACTTCATATTACCACTTGTATGACTTGATTGTTCGATATATCGTAGAATGCTATCAGACTTAAATCTGTAAATAGGACAAccaaaacaattgttattatggatctgtacacaatacacattgTGAATACATAAGCGATATCAtactattatgcatttattttataaataattctgtAAGAGTCATTACATATTACAACATGTATAATTAGTATCAACTAGtaactacattttattatatgttgttactattaatttttaacatattttctgTGGTACCAACAACTGCGTGaatgtagttatatttaatttgtacaaattgAATCATTGGTAAGTACTAtatgtaactatttaatactcaatatcaaaatttaaaattcctttaaaatttatatattttataactgttcATATTAGtggtaaattaatatgattcaaTGTTTgagatatatacttatttacacttgtcacttataaaataactatgaatCATAATTCATCTTACctacgtaataaaaaaaaataaatttgacggTAAGTCAGTTATGacttaaagttatatttttaatataatattttaaattcagaaCTTTTTTTACACTAACTGGtacaatgttaataatattattaaaatagtaattcaaTATGGtgcattacaaatatatatatttatatcataaattattatataagtatttgttCTGAATTCTATAGGTATacgaatacttaaaaattatattaacatttataatataattgtatagttttttttttttttaatatcgaaataatattgcatGTAAAAGAACAACCGGCATCCAAAAAGGCGGgaattcttttttttgtcCGAACGAAAGAACGCGCAAGAATGTTGCCGACTGCGACATTCGCCAACCATCTGCCACaatatgttatgatattatgtgatctatacatatgtatatacgtatatgtgtaTGGTTTATGTTGAGTGTATTTCGGACGGGATGAACACCGCATATACCTTTTGTTGTGTGGGGGTGTGTGCATTCAAAACGATCAAGTGtatgtatgaatgtatgtgtgtgtgtgtgtgtgtgtgtgtgtgtgtgtgtgtgtgtgtgtgtgtgtgtggaagTGTACAAGtctgtgtgtatgtgtgtgcaagtgtgtatattatctttgttcagatgtatattgtaaaatcgaacattgtattatattaaattttattaaactccaacttaagttataaaaaaatacttatatgggTTAGGtagacatttaatattattatagcgacGATCTACATGATAagacataaaatgtaaatatattttccgatGTCTGAATAATATTGGTGTATTCTACAATACTAACACCTCACAAcagatataatgtttaatgaatgtatataccacaaatattgttgtatacttaaagtattaaacatttgtttcatagaaaataatttttaaatttactacgttattgaaatttcaaaatggaAATTTCGTTCATaccataatcaaaaaaatagcactattaaacataattttaatatttttcactaaataatttcctacttaattataatctacttatataacatattttttaaggtattgataatacataataactaactatttttatttataattacaagattttgtctatattttgttttataataaaaaataatttaaatgtaaaacttaCATTGTGATATGTGTACGCTGCCGATGCGTGAGCGATGTGTGTTTCCTCGACAATAGCGAACATCAGCCGATCCCGGAATCCTCTGTGATCATTTTCTCGGatctaataacaaaaatgattattacgttaacataataattactaaagttTTTTTCATCGTCGCAACCACAttgcaatgaaaaaaaacaaaacatttaattattataaatattcttactttttacttttgtttatattctgtaatatataatatcaatgtgGATGTGCACACGCCAACAACGTACATCTGGCCTGGAAGGTATAATGAATACTGATCGCATTGAAAATACGGTTGTGTATCTCTGTTAGGTATTGACAGTTTTGGCGGCCAAGATGGTGGATATCAATTGTTCGAACTCAAGAAAGCGCAAGAATGCTGTCGACTGTGAGATCGTCGCCGAACATCTGCCACTctattgtatataggtatatatgtgtGAGTGGTTCGTGTCCTATAGTTCGGATGGGACTAAGatcgaatacaatttttgttcagCGGGGGTGTATGCATTCAAAACGGGCGTGTATGAGACACGTCGTGCTGATGATAGTGTAGAATCGAACAATATACTTAGTAAAAATGGTCgtttcaaaagtaaaaatcattTGTTAACAGAACTCGTACAACTATGCATACACGAAACAAccccataaaaaatttgtttattatacaaaacaattaaatatattgtaacgaCATAAgtgattacatattatttaataatattagtaaaaaggtaattttctatattaaattattattattcaaatctaGGTACTTCAAATAAATGATGGGCAacattaaatgatattttttatagtatagttatagtaaatttaaaatatttttattatttaaatatgatatctatataaaaatctcTATTTATTTGGTAATCTAATAATTCACTTATATATTAACTGAAATATTGCGACGTTTGTCGtgttaatctatatatattgttttttattattggaaattatttctaatttttaatcatttaatccTTAAaccttaatttatcataatttaaaatagtcaacaataattatatataaaattattaattaaaataattttaatcatataatatgcaataaaatattctaatgggtacacgttttttttattatgaaactcATTTAATTGAGAAATATCTAATCACATATTCtgtaattattgttgtcactatgtatacatatagatttcaaaatataattatttttatcaattatcaaaaatgtgattaaacgtgcaaattaaaataaatctaatttgattattacttgctaatacgattattatttattataataatattcaatttttatattcgtgGATAACgtttctgaaaaatatatataattgataataggtaaagtGGGGTAACTGCGgctcaaatttaaatagtttgacTTCAACTGTCAATTTCttgtgtaataattaacataaaaatttgatgatCATTGCAACTAAATGATATTTGgagtgttttaaataattccactgttaaaattgtgaaaaatatttttaaattctttttaagattaaaattgaaaaataaatgttaataccaCTGTTATTTAAACGTGGGGCAAgtgaataaaacttaataattgtagCACTATAATACTACGTTTTCAAAGCTGTATTTGtccaaatagtttaaaatttacagcTACGTCAAATCTCAATTTTTTGTTAGATATTTGGAGCaaactacaaataaaaatataaaaataatttaaaaatctcccaacttataattattcattttacttCACTCTCatattggatatttttaatttttaaattttttgataaaacaaaaaaaatatttcaaaatactttacTGAGGTCAAATATaactatgatatatatttatatttgttcccTATATATAACCAACCTACGCGTTTACGCGTCAGAAACGACAGAAACGTATAATTTGGAAGTTTTGAATTTACTATTGTTCACACACACAGTCGCGAAGATAACGCACACCACTGCCCTCCCGCCCACCTTTTATGATCTCATTGCTTTTAtccaattaatatgataaatatcattattattattattatttttcttttatataattactataccatattattattattattattattattattattgtaattaatattagtacttttctattatataattattatttgtattattatatgcgtttTTCGGCGATTACACTTTCACGGTTTCAGGGTTTCTGTAACAAAACACAGGACCGACGACCCGCAGTTAGTCACAGAACACGAGACCGGCCGTTGTAATCGCCGAAAAACTAGCATATAAAAGGCCGCACGACCTATCATCGGTATCCAGTCCTTCACCTGAGCTGTAGTAAGACCCACCCGGGCAGACTTGCGCATCTCAGGTGAAAGATTTTCCCTCCCCAAACCTATCGGACGGTATTGATATTGGTCAATGGTGCAATAGTCAGAGTATTCGGGCATTGTACTGATCGATATCTCTGTCGCAGTTCATGGGGCAATAGTCTGAGTATTCTGGCATTGCACCGACTGTCATACCGTTCGTTAGGTTCTTCGTCCCCGTCGTGCGGTACCTTTGTCGTTCGTAATATTGTTTTCGCGTCGCATAcgtgcattttaatattaaattaatctgtatcaaatatataactttCATCCGTAACAAACAACAGATTTCTATATTCATCCGTTATCCTACATAAAATTGATCCTTCGAGCCGGATGAAAAGAAAACAAACCGTGACCACGTCATATTTTCCATCATCTTCAATCATCTCAAGTGCGTAATCTCATCTTACCCTCTACAATGGTACCTCCCGCATCAATTGGTTACGTAGAAGCTGAGGCACGGGTCATCCGTGGTACCGACAGAATTACCTCATTCATTGTCGCCGCAGGTGAATACAAGGCTCATATTCAAAATGCCGGCAAACGTTCAAAAGTTGACAACATGCTGCGAGACGTGAACGACATCCGTGCAAAAGTCGAAGAGGATATCCAGTACACGGAACGGGCTGTAAGTCAAGGCATTGCGCCGATGGATGTCACTGATACAAAGGACAGTCGGGCACTCTCTGCTGCATTCGACAATCTCTATTACGAGCTCACCGCCATTTCTGATGTACATAAATTTACGCTGGGACGAGTCCATGATCAATCAGTCACTCCGAACATGGGCCCAAATAATAGCATGGCAAATCTGTCTCACTATCAACTACCAAAACGCAAGTTCCCTACGTTCTCTGGTTCAATTACGGAATGGCAAGGATTTGACGATCTTTTCAACTCAATTATGTCCCACATGGCAGACCTTCCGTAAGTagagaaatttgaatttctaaaGACATCTCTCGAAGGTGAAGCGTTATTACTTGTTGTCCACCTTCCATTGACCACCGCCAACTATTCTAGTGCATGGAGTTTATTACGTGCCCGATATGGGAAGAAGAGGGATTTTGCCAGAGTCCATCTTGAAGCTCTTTTAGTTTCACACTCTGTGCTATCTAACGATGCCGGTTCTATAAAATCTCTCATCCAGTCAATTCTTGAACATACAGCAGCTTTGGACAACCTGGATCTAACCACCCGGCTATGGAGTCCAATCTTGATCCacattttcgaaaaatatttggattatGACCTTCGTGCTCGGTGGGAAATGATTCTTGGTGAACGGCACCAACCACAGATTTCCGAATTCGTTGAGTTTTTGCGCTCTCACGTGCGGTCCGCTGAAGCTCGGTCAGGACTTTATTCTGCAGTGATTCAAGGTTCTGTTGGTCGATTCCAACCCTCTGAAAAATCGAAATCCAACCATCGTCAGCGTCCTATATACTCGTCAAAAGCACTGGTTGCAACCACTAACCAGTCTTCCGCTCCGTCAAAACCTTGTCCATTGTGTACACAGGTCGATTTGATACGCCAGTGCCAAATTTTCATAAACCAAAGCCCAACAGAACGGTTCGAAACCATGAAGAAATTTCAACTCTGCATTAACTGTTTGGGCGCTGGACACTCTACGGCAGAATGTCCATCAAAACACACTTACcactcgtgttataaaaaaCACCACACATTGTTGCACTTTCCAACCAGCCCACCCATCATCGCAGGTATTCAGTCACCAACATCAATGTTCGTTGCCACAAATAAACCTCAGACCATACTACTATCTACGTTACTCATCAGTGTCGTGTCAGTGAACAACCAGAAACAAACGTTTCGAGCCCTATTAGATACGGGCGCGCAGGTTAGCTTCATTACCAAGAAAAGTGCAGATCGCCTAGCGTTACCTATACGTCGCTGTTCAACACAAATAAGTGCCTTCTCGGGTGCATCGGTCAACGCGGTGTCGGGCGCCATTTCGATCAGCATGTCACCAGTAGACAATTCAGAACCGTCTATTCCTCTTGATGTTTACATTGTAGCAAAAATAACGGAACCCTTACCTCAAACTTCATTCACATTCACCGCGTTGCCTCATTTGAACAAATTGAATCTAGCGGATCcaacatttaatattcaagGTCCAATTTACATTCTGTTGGGCGCCGATGTCGCCCCATCCATCCTCACCGGAAACCGTGTTGCCGGACTTCAGTCACACCCAACAGCCTTCAACACTGTTTTCGGATGGGTTCTGATGGGACCAGTCACACCAAGTACAACTACTGAAGTTACGTCAATGCTCGTCACCACTGAGACATCACTCGAACAGTCTCTAAGTAAATTTTGGGAAATGGAAGAACCCCCTCACACGGAACACCTGAGTTCCGATGAAGTGCAAGCTGAAGCAATATTTACTTCGTCCGTCAAGCGCCTAGTATCTGGGCGATTCAGCGTTGCACTACCATTCAAACAACCACATCCAATATTGGGAGACTCCAAAGATATGGCACTTAAGCGATTTCATTATTTAGAGCACCGATTATCACGTGAGGAAGGGCTCTCACAACAATACAAAGATTTTATGAGAGACTACTTCACAATTCAACATATGGAAGTCATTCCCACAAACCAAAAAATGACTCCATACTGTTACTATATACCACATCACTGCATCTTACGCCCAGACAGTCTTACAACGAAACTCAGGGTAGTTTTCGATGCATCTGCTACCACTACCGTTGGACGATCATTGAACAGCAGCTTATATACGGGTCGTAAGCTCCAACAAGATCTACCACAGATTTTGATCCAAGCACGTgttcacaaaatattgttcacaGCAGATATCAAACAAATGTACCGGCAGATCGAAATCCATCCCGAACATAGAGATTATCTAAGAATTCTATGGCGTTTCAACCGCGACCAGCCAATCGAAGAATATCGTTTATGCACCGTCACTTACGGGAAATCTTGTGCACCGCATTAGGCATTACACGCACATTACAACATCTAGAGGAAATCGAAAAAACATA
This genomic stretch from Rhopalosiphum maidis isolate BTI-1 chromosome 3, ASM367621v3, whole genome shotgun sequence harbors:
- the LOC113558147 gene encoding uncharacterized protein LOC113558147; translated protein: MVPPASIGYVEAEARVIRGTDRITSFIVAAGEYKAHIQNAGKRSKVDNMLRDVNDIRAKVEEDIQYTERAVSQGIAPMDVTDTKDSRALSAAFDNLYYELTAISDVHKFTLGRVHDQSVTPNMGPNNSMANLSHYQLPKRKFPTFSGSITEWQGFDDLFNSIMSHMADLPAWSLLRARYGKKRDFARVHLEALLVSHSVLSNDAGSIKSLIQSILEHTAALDNLDLTTRLWSPILIHIFEKYLDYDLRARWEMILGERHQPQISEFVEFLRSHVRSAEARSGLYSAVIQGSVGRFQPSEKSKSNHRQRPIYSSKALVATTNQSSAPSKPCPLCTQVDLIRQCQIFINQSPTERFETMKKFQLCINCLGAGHSTAECPSKHTYHSCYKKHHTLLHFPTSPPIIAGIQSPTSMFVATNKPQTILLSTLLISVVSVNNQKQTFRALLDTGAQVSFITKKSADRLALPIRRCSTQISAFSGASVNAVSGAISISMSPVDNSEPSIPLDVYIVAKITEPLPQTSFTFTALPHLNKLNLADPTFNIQGPIYILLGADVAPSILTGNRVAGLQSHPTAFNTVFGWVLMGPVTPSTTTEVTSMLVTTETSLEQSLSKFWEMEEPPHTEHLSSDEVQAEAIFTSSVKRLVSGRFSVALPFKQPHPILGDSKDMALKRFHYLEHRLSREEGLSQQYKDFMRDYFTIQHMEVIPTNQKMTPYCYYIPHHCILRPDSLTTKLRVVFDASATTTVGRSLNSSLYTGRKLQQDLPQILIQARVHKILFTADIKQMYRQIEIHPEHRDYLRILWRFNRDQPIEEYRLCTVTYGKSCAPH